The following coding sequences lie in one Cercospora beticola chromosome 9, complete sequence genomic window:
- the PRE3 gene encoding Proteasome subunit beta type-1 (MEROPS:MER0001645), with the protein MINQTGSLGEDGIHIDMNHLKSGEVNLGTSIMAINFKDGVILGADSRTTTGAYIANRVTDKLTQVHDTIWCCRSGSAADTQAVADIVQYHLSTYGITNDEAPTTQTAAALFQELCYENKDMLSAGIIIAGWDPRHGGQVYQIPLGGSLHKQAFAIAGSGSTYIYGYTDANWKEGMTEEEGIEFVKGSLKEAIKWDGSSGGVIRMVVLTAKGAVRHLYLPDRNYEGPGTDKP; encoded by the exons ATGATTAACCAAACGGGTTCGCTAGGCGAGG ATGGCATCCACATCGACATGAACCACCTCAAGTCCGGTGAGGTCAACCTTGGAACGTCCATCATGGCCATCAACTTCAAAGACGGTGTCATCCTCGGCGCCGACTCCCGCACAACCACAGGCGCATACATTGCCAACCGAGTGACGGACAAGCTCACGCAAGTCCACGACACGATTTGGTGCTGTCGATCGGGTTCTGCCGCAGACACACAAGCCGTCGCCGACATCGTCCAGTACCATCTCAGCACATACGGCATCACGAACGACGAAGCACCTACCACACAGACCGCCGCAGCACTGTTTCAAGAGCTGTGTTATGAGAACAAGGACATGCTGAGCGCAGGCATCATCATTGCTGGTTGGGATCCACGACATGGAGGGCAGGTATACCAGATTCCGTTGGGCGGATCGCTGCACAAGCAGGCATTTGCCATTGCTGGTTCAGGTTCGACATACATCTACGGCTACACAGACGCGAACTGGAAAGAGGGCATGACTGAAGAGGAAGGCATCGAGTTTGTGAAGGGCTCATTGAAAGAGGCAATCAAGTGGGACGGCAGTTCAGGTGGTGTGATTCGAATGGTCGTGCTCACAGCCAAAGGTGCTGTGCGGCACCTGTACCTGCCTGACAGGAATTACGAAGGGCCGGGAACAGACAAGCCATAA
- a CDS encoding uncharacterized protein (BUSCO:EOG09263L00), giving the protein MGSVVLDAVNSFFGHPHATTHDHPQHSTYREAPRTAPTPNPAPTSKRSRSRSPGGEERVERMTDSAQRATSSSAAPASYNVRPEDTRAPSQASSRQSAAEPPSPPLAANAAVPPEADQSQTGAQTDSAPSTPSERSSRPRKIKVRDLQHIQSFACENMADFSEVRSRSRSRSRATEDDSPQYEISEMKVEHIIEMVAGLLTKITTTNDRQHEHLHRAPPSISEASHLNQQTTSVLAFHGKNVPSITILSYLSRINKYCPTSYEVFLSLLVYFDRMTERVNAGPMQSLREANKQAVEAQGGRNDSSASLSSDSMEGVTATTPSGTQQATPPYSGGMEKPQERGIPGTPHSRPNQPDTDSPSIPAELSAAGNIDPYNLSHFFVVDSFNIHRLVIAGVTCASKFFSDIFYTNSRYAKVGGLPLPELNHLELQFLLLNDFRLSIPVEEIEAYGTMLVEFYAREVVAQRKAAEAAAASMDERSLSESSTESTATVRAAG; this is encoded by the coding sequence ATGGGATCAGTCGTCCTCGATGCCGTGAACTCGTTCTTCGGACATCCCCACGCGACCACACACGACCatccacagcacagcacctaCCGAGAAGCGCCTCGAACAGCGCCCACCCCAAACCCCGCACCGACATCGAAACGGAGCCGCTCGCGATCCCCTGGCGGCGAGGAGCGAGTCGAGCGAATGACCGATTCTGCGCAGAGAGCCAccagctcttctgcagcCCCGGCGAGCTACAATGTTCGACCAGAAGATACAAGGGCGCCTTCGCAGGCGTCATCGAGACAGAGCGCAGCAGAGCCACCAAGCCCACCACTAGCTGCTAACGCGGCCGTGCCTCCAGAGGCCGACCAGTCTCAAACAGGTGCACAGACGGATAGCGCGCCCTCGACGCCATCGGAGCGCTCGTCGAGACCACGGAAGATCAAAGTGCGCGACCTTCAGCACATTCAGAGCTTTGCTTGCGAGAACATGGCAGACTTCTCCGAAGTCCGCAGCAGGAGCCGCTCGCGTTCGAGAGCGACGGAGGATGATAGCCCGCAATACGAGATTAGTGAGATGAAGGTCGAGCACATAATTGAAATGGTCGCTGGCCTCCTCACCAAAATTACGACCACGAATGACAGGCAGCACGAGCATCTGCACCGAGCGCCGCCCTCGATCAGCGAAGCTTCGCATCTCAACCAGCAGACTACAAGTGTGTTGGCTTTTCATGGCAAGAACGTGCCGAGCATAACAATCTTGAGTTACTTGTCCAGGATCAATAAGTACTGTCCTACCAGCTATGAGGTATTCTTGAGCCTATTGGTGTACTTTGACAGAATGACGGAGCGCGTCAACGCGGGCCCGATGCAGTCCTTGCGAGAGGCAAACAAACAAGCTGTCGAAGCACAAGGTGGCAGAAACGATTCGTCAGCGTCACTGAGTTCAGACTCCATGGAAGGAGTGACGGCCACGACACCCAGTGGGACCCAGCAAGCGACCCCTCCATACTCTGGCGGTATGGAGAAGCCTCAAGAGCGAGGTATTCCAGGCACACCCCACAGCAGGCCTAACCAACCGGACACGGACTCGCCATCAATACCTGCAGAACTGTCGGCTGCTGGGAACATTGACCCGTATAACCTTTCACACTTTTTTGTCGTGGACAGCTTCAACATTCACCGGCTCGTCATTGCTGGTGTTACTTGCGCTAGCAAATTCTTTTCTGACATCTTCTACACGAATTCAAGATACGCTAAGGTGGGCGGCCTCCCCTTGCCAGAGCTTAACCATCTCGAGCTGCAGTTCTTGCTGCTTAATGATTTCCGGCTGAGTATCCCGGTGGAGGAGATCGAAGCCTATGGAACCATGCTCGTTGAGTTCTATGCTCGAGAAGTGGTTGCGCAAAGAAAAGCTGCCGAGGCCGCTGCGGCGAGCATGGATGAGCGCAGTTTGAGCGAGAGTTCGACGGAGAGCACTGCTACTGTAAGGGCTGCCGGATAG